A single region of the Lotus japonicus ecotype B-129 chromosome 4, LjGifu_v1.2 genome encodes:
- the LOC130712568 gene encoding uncharacterized protein LOC130712568 yields the protein MGLYTVKSGYNWLMEKNAISPPSTSAGLQLNWKGIWETGAAPKCKSFVWRACQKVLPVNVNLQNRGVDVDPLCPLCQMEPETVTYALLRCPTVQDVAEDVVAVIFTIAWAIWNRRNKMVFTKALLPIPVVIQEAYANVPSPVEFEPGVHGDDATVLLGISSPVSNGNDTDMRWVAPARGRVKINIDVSVRGTHGTGFGMVARDHPGKVLAAATETLQEEFSPLMAEALCCR from the exons ATGGGTTTGTATACGGTTAAATCCGGGTATAATTGGCTCATGGAGAAGAATGCTATCTCACCCCCCTCCACGTCTGCTGGTTTGCAACTGAATTGGAAAGGAATTTGGGAGACCGGAGCTGCTCCCAAGTGCAAAAGCTTTGTCTGGAGAGCTTGCCAGAAGGTGTTGCCCGTGAACGTTAACCTGCAAAATCGTGGTGTTGATGTCGATCCCCTTTGTCCATTATGCCAGATGGAGCCTGAGACGGTGACCTATGCTCTATTGAGATGCCCGACT GTTCAGGACGTAGCTGAAGACGTAGTGGCAGTGATCTTCACCATCGCTTGGGCTATTTGGAACCGAAGGAACAAGATGGTTTTCACCAAGGCTCTATTGCCAATACCAGTTGTGATTCAAGAAGCCTATGCTAATGTTCCATCACCCGTTGAGTTCGAGCCAGGCGTTCATGGTGATGACGCTACTGTGCTTTTGGGGATCTCTTCTCCCGTTTCAAATGGCAACGATACAGACATGAGGTGGGTTGCGCCAGCACGAGGACGGGTCAAGATCAATATCGATGTGTCGGTGAGGGGCACTCATGGTACTGGTTTTGGAATGGTTGCCCGCGACCATCCGGGGAAGGTGCTCGCAGCTGCCACAGAGACCCTACAGGAGGAGTTCTCTCCTTTAATGGCTGAAGCTTTGTGCTGCAGATGA